A genomic stretch from Aedes albopictus strain Foshan chromosome 2, AalbF5, whole genome shotgun sequence includes:
- the LOC109405357 gene encoding uncharacterized protein LOC109405357, translated as MKRRETLTRISFLPESSLVGTSSAIESCTHPFRRTSRVRIPAYRSRAEDQQKRLSVGRPLLFPIVFSLQRSLTALGERQPGQEICWNTKRPANRSKAASRAGVTRYPVEGRRFPPRRHPDAQRAKRGLRAFLGVGHNGKFQFCDSGWPIGAALASSSAVDSHPSAVRVRTRQRERNQRNRAGEHGRDVDRPARTEPGLRMRSCEGVAIVGWVHPK; from the exons atgAAACGACGGGAa ACGCTAACACGGATTTCCTTTTTGCCGGAAAGCAGCCTTGTAGGCACTAGCAGTGCGATTGAGAGTTGTACACACCCGTTCAGAAGGACGAGTAGGGTGAGGATACCCGCGTACCGATCGCGAGCCGAAGATCAACAGAAGAGGCTTTCCGTAGGAA GGCCTCTTCTTTTTCCTATTGTTTTCTCCCTTCAGCGGAGTCTGACAGCGCTCGGTGAACGTCAACCGGGGCAAGAGATTTGCTGGAACACGAAACGACCGGCGAACCGCTCCAAGGCTGCGAGCAGGGCCGGTGTGACCCGATATCCGGTGGAAGGTCGACGATTCCCGCCGAGACGACATCCAGACGCGCAGCGAGCGAAGAGGGGACTGCGAGCTTTCCTCGGAGTTGGTCACAACGGGAAATTCCAGTTTTGTGACTCGGGCTGGCCAATCGGTGCAGCACTTGCCAGTTCTAGTGCAGTCGATTCCCACCCAAGTGCCGTCAGGGTTCGAACTCGCCAGCGTGAGCGGAATCAACGGAACCGAGCAGGAGAGCACGGTCGGGACGTCGATCGTCCGGCGCGGACTGAGCCAGGACTACGGATGCGGAGCTGCGAAGGCGTGGCGATAGTAGGATGGGTGCACCCAAAGTGA